One part of the Fibrobacter sp. genome encodes these proteins:
- a CDS encoding sugar ABC transporter permease gives MKEKLLELWKATNKRVVFMLFLLALILIVFNILSGGYILRAENLANLFRQVTVVAILSVGMTLVIVSGNIDLSVGSALGMFGALTAALIAHMDMNPLAAIFLVLVLGFLTGCLHGALIHYLNIPAFVVTLGGLIAYRGVTQYIARQSIPVRVSWIKSIAQDFTPDYVSFSLMAVVIAAPVALTAVKRLRLKKADLPAPVPLWVEVLKVTILAAAITGIVITLVSGDGIPVQALILLVAAVLVSLIARYTPFGHYVYAIGGNKQAALYSGISIPRNTILVFGLMTMLSAVCGIITISELSSAAPDIGDLKELEAIAACVIGGTSLMGGSGSVGMSILGAFIMASIKNGMSMMGIVAQMQKIILGSVLVLAVALDQWSRRGKGR, from the coding sequence ATGAAGGAAAAACTGCTTGAATTGTGGAAAGCTACAAACAAACGTGTTGTATTCATGCTTTTTCTCCTGGCACTTATTCTGATTGTTTTCAACATCCTCTCCGGCGGCTACATCCTAAGAGCAGAGAATCTGGCAAATCTGTTCCGACAGGTTACTGTTGTGGCAATTCTTTCTGTTGGAATGACACTGGTGATAGTGTCCGGGAATATCGACCTCTCTGTGGGGTCTGCACTTGGAATGTTCGGAGCGCTGACTGCGGCTCTTATAGCTCATATGGATATGAATCCACTTGCAGCCATTTTCCTGGTGCTTGTTCTGGGCTTTCTCACAGGGTGTTTGCATGGAGCGCTGATCCACTATTTAAATATTCCCGCTTTTGTAGTCACTCTCGGCGGACTGATCGCCTACAGAGGAGTTACCCAGTATATTGCCCGTCAATCGATTCCGGTGCGGGTGTCATGGATAAAATCAATCGCTCAGGATTTCACTCCCGATTACGTGAGTTTTTCACTTATGGCAGTTGTCATCGCCGCGCCGGTTGCCTTGACTGCTGTAAAACGGTTACGGCTGAAAAAGGCGGATCTTCCGGCTCCTGTGCCATTGTGGGTTGAAGTACTCAAAGTGACTATCCTGGCGGCGGCTATCACAGGTATAGTTATTACACTGGTAAGCGGTGATGGTATCCCTGTTCAGGCTTTGATTCTTCTGGTTGCTGCTGTGCTTGTAAGTCTGATAGCCCGTTACACCCCTTTTGGACACTATGTTTATGCTATCGGGGGTAACAAGCAGGCGGCCCTTTACTCCGGCATTTCGATTCCCCGCAACACAATTCTGGTATTTGGTCTGATGACCATGCTTTCGGCGGTTTGCGGAATAATAACCATTTCCGAACTGAGTTCCGCGGCTCCTGATATCGGTGATTTAAAGGAGCTGGAGGCTATAGCAGCCTGTGTGATAGGAGGAACCAGCCTGATGGGCGGAAGCGGTTCTGTGGGTATGTCGATACTTGGCGCCTTTATAATGGCCTCCATTAAGAATGGCATGTCGATGATGGGGATAGTTGCACAGATGCAGAAGATTATACTGGGATCGGTTCTGGTTCTGGCTGTAGCGCTTGATCAGTGGTCAAGGAGGGGAAAGGGGCGCTGA
- a CDS encoding sugar ABC transporter ATP-binding protein, whose amino-acid sequence MPLLSLQNVTIEFPGVRALDNVSVDFEEGEIHALVGENGAGKSTLIKVIAGVWPCSLYTGRMLIDGKEARFHSVRDSDAASIQVIYQELSLANNLTVAENIFLGHEPRIHGLIDFVTMHKKSGELLEMLGSSISPGAIASDLTIGQQQMVEIAKALSRKARLLIFDEPTAALPEHDVEKLFTIIRSLKSKGIAIVYISHKLNEIRELADRVTVLRNGKAVNRYTSDSLDMSAVVKDMIGRTLDKVFPAHAKHSDQVILKLDNITLVSNEKKIIDSLSLECRQGEVLGIAGLLGAGRTALFSLIYGVFSGHYTGKLTFDGKEYCPASPADAIARGIVLVTEDRKRYGLVATASVQENMTLSALERFTSKGMINGPDALSECRSYVNRLRIKTPSLDFNVSNLSGGNQQKVILSRFLMVNPKLILLDDPTRGVDVGSKQEIYALIHQLASEGISILFVSSELPEVIGVSHRIIVLQGGRNRGEFEHGRVTEEEVMGIATGVGTIESHNREYSKQEG is encoded by the coding sequence ATGCCGCTTCTTTCTCTGCAGAATGTCACAATCGAGTTTCCCGGTGTACGGGCACTGGACAATGTATCGGTAGACTTTGAAGAGGGAGAGATTCATGCTCTGGTTGGAGAAAATGGAGCAGGTAAATCTACTCTGATAAAGGTTATAGCAGGAGTATGGCCCTGCAGTCTTTACACGGGGCGTATGTTGATTGACGGTAAAGAGGCCAGGTTTCATTCGGTCCGCGACAGCGATGCAGCTTCGATTCAGGTAATATACCAGGAGCTCTCTCTTGCAAACAACCTGACTGTTGCTGAGAACATTTTTCTGGGTCACGAGCCGCGAATCCACGGGCTTATCGATTTTGTAACAATGCACAAGAAATCCGGAGAGCTCCTGGAGATGCTCGGATCTTCCATTAGCCCCGGTGCAATTGCATCGGATCTCACTATCGGGCAGCAGCAGATGGTTGAAATCGCAAAAGCGCTCTCCAGAAAAGCCCGCCTGCTTATCTTCGATGAACCCACCGCAGCTCTTCCTGAGCACGATGTGGAGAAGCTCTTTACAATAATCAGATCTCTCAAAAGCAAAGGGATAGCCATAGTTTACATCTCCCACAAGCTGAACGAGATAAGGGAACTGGCAGACAGGGTAACTGTTCTCAGAAACGGAAAAGCAGTCAACCGTTATACCAGTGATTCCCTCGATATGAGTGCAGTTGTGAAAGACATGATCGGGCGTACTCTTGACAAAGTATTTCCTGCTCACGCGAAGCATTCTGATCAGGTCATCCTGAAACTGGATAACATCACCCTTGTAAGCAATGAAAAAAAGATTATTGATTCGCTCTCTCTTGAATGCAGACAAGGGGAAGTTCTGGGAATTGCCGGTTTACTTGGTGCCGGCCGTACAGCTCTGTTCAGTCTTATCTATGGTGTATTCAGCGGTCATTACACGGGAAAATTGACTTTCGACGGAAAAGAGTACTGCCCGGCCAGTCCCGCAGACGCGATTGCAAGGGGGATTGTGCTTGTTACAGAGGACCGCAAACGATACGGCCTGGTCGCGACAGCCAGCGTGCAGGAGAATATGACCCTTTCCGCTCTGGAAAGGTTTACCAGTAAAGGTATGATAAACGGTCCTGATGCTCTCAGTGAGTGTCGCAGTTATGTAAACCGCCTCCGTATCAAGACTCCATCACTTGATTTCAATGTCTCAAACCTCTCAGGAGGCAATCAGCAGAAAGTCATACTTTCAAGATTTCTCATGGTCAATCCCAAGCTTATTCTTCTTGACGATCCCACCAGAGGAGTCGATGTCGGTTCAAAGCAGGAAATCTATGCCCTGATCCATCAATTGGCATCGGAGGGAATAAGCATTCTTTTTGTTTCATCGGAACTGCCTGAAGTTATCGGGGTTTCCCACCGTATCATTGTGCTGCAGGGCGGGCGTAACAGAGGCGAGTTCGAACATGGCCGGGTTACCGAGGAAGAGGTAATGGGGATAGCCACTGGTGTGGGGACAATTGAATCTCATAATCGGGAATATAGCAAACAGGAAGGGTAG